In the Oceanithermus desulfurans genome, one interval contains:
- the hisIE gene encoding bifunctional phosphoribosyl-AMP cyclohydrolase/phosphoribosyl-ATP diphosphatase HisIE produces MNLDAVKFDERGLVPVVIQDADSGEVLTLAWANREALERTLQTGQTYLYSRSRGALWKKGETSGHVQELVEMRLDCDGDAVLYRVRPHGPACHTGARSCFFNPVTPETAPPLGWVLEQVWRTIQDRLEQRPEGSYVAKMHAAGLDRILKKIGEEAGEVIIAAKNPDPAELAWEASDLVFHLLLVLAERGLSPADLARVLGERHQPAEDA; encoded by the coding sequence ATGAACCTGGACGCGGTCAAGTTCGACGAACGCGGGCTCGTGCCCGTCGTCATTCAGGACGCCGACTCCGGCGAGGTGCTCACCCTGGCGTGGGCCAACCGCGAGGCGCTCGAGCGCACCCTGCAAACCGGACAAACCTATCTCTACTCCCGCAGCCGCGGTGCGCTGTGGAAGAAAGGCGAGACCTCGGGCCACGTCCAGGAACTGGTGGAGATGCGCCTCGACTGCGACGGCGACGCCGTGCTCTACCGGGTGCGCCCTCACGGCCCCGCCTGCCACACCGGCGCCCGCAGCTGCTTTTTCAACCCCGTCACCCCCGAGACGGCCCCGCCGCTGGGCTGGGTGCTCGAGCAGGTCTGGCGCACGATCCAGGACCGGCTCGAGCAGAGGCCCGAAGGCTCCTACGTCGCCAAAATGCACGCCGCGGGCCTCGACCGCATCCTCAAGAAGATTGGCGAGGAGGCGGGCGAGGTGATCATCGCCGCCAAGAACCCGGACCCGGCCGAGCTCGCTTGGGAGGCCAGCGACCTGGTCTTCCACCTGCTGTTGGTGCTGGCCGAGCGCGGCCTCTCGCCGGCCGACCTGGCCCGGGTGCTGGGCGAACGGCACCAACCCGCAGAAGACGCCTGA
- the hisF gene encoding imidazole glycerol phosphate synthase subunit HisF: MLARRIVPCLDVHEGRVVKGVNFVNLVDAGDPVEAAVAYDESGADELVFLDITATHENRPLVLEMVRQVAERVFIPFTVGGGVRTLEDARALLLAGADKVSVNSAAVARPELIRELADHFGSQAVVLAIDAKRVAPGRWEVYVAGGRKPTGLDAVAWAREGERLGAGEILLTSMDADGTKAGYDLALTRAVAEAVRIPVIASGGAGTPEHFAEVFERAGADAALAASVFHFGEIPIPELKHYLAQRGIPMREDIE; this comes from the coding sequence GTGCTTGCGCGTCGCATCGTCCCCTGCCTCGACGTCCACGAGGGCCGCGTGGTCAAGGGCGTCAACTTCGTCAACCTGGTCGACGCCGGCGACCCGGTCGAGGCCGCGGTCGCCTACGACGAAAGCGGCGCCGACGAGCTCGTCTTCCTCGACATCACGGCCACCCACGAGAACCGTCCGCTGGTGCTGGAGATGGTGCGGCAGGTCGCCGAACGCGTCTTCATCCCCTTCACCGTCGGCGGCGGGGTGCGCACGCTCGAGGACGCGCGGGCGCTCCTGCTCGCCGGCGCCGACAAGGTGAGCGTCAACTCGGCGGCGGTGGCCCGCCCCGAGCTGATCCGCGAGCTGGCCGACCACTTCGGCTCGCAGGCGGTGGTGCTGGCCATCGACGCCAAGCGCGTCGCGCCCGGGCGCTGGGAGGTCTACGTCGCCGGCGGCCGCAAGCCCACGGGGCTGGACGCGGTGGCCTGGGCGCGCGAGGGCGAGCGCCTGGGAGCGGGTGAGATCCTGCTCACCAGCATGGACGCCGACGGCACCAAAGCGGGCTACGACCTCGCGCTCACCCGCGCGGTGGCCGAGGCCGTGCGTATCCCGGTCATCGCCTCGGGCGGCGCGGGCACGCCCGAACACTTCGCCGAGGTCTTCGAGCGCGCCGGCGCCGACGCCGCGCTGGCGGCGAGCGTCTTCCACTTCGGCGAGATCCCCATCCCCGAGCTCAAACACTACCTGGCCCAGCGCGGCATCCCCATGCGGGAGGACATCGAATGA
- a CDS encoding type II toxin-antitoxin system VapC family toxin, translated as MKGRYLLDTHTLLYAIARPHLLSAKAFAVIHDPLSSLFASSASAWEIATKYRLGRLPQAEPLIVDYPGSLARIGAVEVPITNSHALLAGSFDEAHRDPFDRILAAQARLEGMTIVSKDAALDAFGARRLW; from the coding sequence ATGAAGGGTCGCTACCTGCTCGATACGCACACCCTTCTCTACGCCATAGCCAGGCCGCACCTGCTGTCGGCGAAAGCGTTCGCCGTCATCCATGATCCCCTGTCGTCGCTGTTTGCTTCCAGCGCGTCGGCCTGGGAGATTGCCACGAAATACCGCCTTGGTAGGCTGCCGCAGGCCGAGCCGTTGATCGTAGATTATCCGGGCAGCCTGGCCCGCATAGGCGCCGTCGAAGTACCCATCACCAACAGCCATGCCCTGTTGGCCGGCAGCTTCGACGAGGCCCACAGAGACCCCTTCGACCGCATCCTGGCCGCTCAAGCCAGGCTCGAGGGCATGACCATCGTCAGCAAAGACGCTGCGCTGGACGCCTTCGGCGCTCGGCGCCTCTGGTAG
- a CDS encoding type II toxin-antitoxin system Phd/YefM family antitoxin, translating into MAKVVNVAEAKAKLSELLEAALRGEEVIIAKRGKPLVRLMPEKPQTRELGFLDFDIPDSFFEPLPEEELAAWYGENEA; encoded by the coding sequence ATGGCAAAGGTTGTGAACGTCGCCGAGGCCAAGGCCAAGCTGTCGGAGCTGCTGGAAGCAGCGCTGCGGGGAGAGGAGGTCATCATCGCCAAACGGGGCAAGCCACTGGTTCGGCTGATGCCCGAAAAGCCGCAAACCCGTGAGCTGGGTTTCCTTGACTTCGACATTCCCGATAGCTTCTTCGAACCGCTACCCGAAGAAGAGCTGGCCGCCTGGTACGGTGAAAACGAAGCATAA